Proteins encoded in a region of the Clostridium butyricum genome:
- the thiD gene encoding bifunctional hydroxymethylpyrimidine kinase/phosphomethylpyrimidine kinase, translated as MFRALTIAGSDSCGGAGIQADLKSFQANGVYGMSVITAVTVQNTMGVFGIQDITPEIIEGQINVIFEDIRVDAVKIGMVSKIESIKAIAKALRNVENLPKVVLDPVMISKSGFNLLSRDAKDTLVKELFPLAELITPNLPEAEEILGVEIKTVDEMKEAAIKLMELGPKAVLVKGGHLEDDATDLLFDGKNFILLPQERLNTTHTHGTGCTLSSAIAANLAKGMTVEEAVKAGKKYITCAIEHGFELGKGVGPTNHFYELYKESGRYEEITGEKDK; from the coding sequence ATGTTTAGAGCATTGACAATTGCAGGATCAGACAGTTGTGGAGGAGCAGGTATTCAAGCAGATTTAAAATCATTTCAGGCTAATGGAGTTTATGGAATGAGTGTTATAACAGCTGTGACGGTTCAAAATACTATGGGGGTTTTTGGAATACAGGATATTACCCCGGAAATAATTGAAGGACAGATAAATGTAATATTTGAAGATATAAGAGTGGATGCAGTTAAAATTGGAATGGTATCTAAAATTGAATCAATTAAAGCCATAGCAAAAGCATTAAGGAATGTTGAAAATTTACCTAAGGTTGTTTTAGATCCAGTAATGATATCTAAGAGTGGATTTAACTTATTATCAAGAGATGCTAAGGATACATTAGTTAAGGAACTATTTCCTCTTGCAGAATTAATTACACCTAATCTACCAGAAGCAGAGGAAATATTGGGTGTTGAGATTAAAACTGTAGATGAGATGAAAGAAGCAGCAATAAAACTTATGGAACTTGGACCTAAAGCAGTTCTTGTGAAAGGTGGGCATTTAGAAGATGATGCTACAGATTTGTTGTTTGATGGAAAAAACTTTATATTATTGCCTCAAGAAAGATTAAATACAACTCATACTCATGGAACAGGCTGTACTTTATCATCTGCAATAGCTGCAAATTTAGCGAAAGGTATGACTGTTGAAGAAGCTGTTAAAGCAGGGAAAAAATATATAACATGTGCAATTGAACATGGTTTTGAATTAGGTAAGGGGGTTGGTCCTACTAATCATTTCTATGAATTATATAAAGAGTCAGGAAGATATGAAGAAATCACAGGGGAAAAGGACAAGTAG